The Coregonus clupeaformis isolate EN_2021a unplaced genomic scaffold, ASM2061545v1 scaf0017, whole genome shotgun sequence DNA window ggtgacagtatataatgtcaccttttatttgagggttttttcatacatatctgtttcaccgtttagaaatgaaagcactttatgtatctagtcccccatttgaagaagtcaaacgtattctgaccaattcacttatagtgtattaaagtagtcaaaagttgagtatttggtcccaaactcattggttgcatttgcagtttgttttggttgtgttttgggttatgttttgtccaatagtaactgaatggtggatgatgactggagtaattttctgtctaagtgagtagataacatgtttctaaacactactaaatgaatcctgatgatgccatgatgaagaacaatcatgaatgaatcatgaataatactGAGTGAGAatgttacagaggctacaacaaaacatgctaacctctcaccattaacatcaaataaaaggtgacattctgtactgttgcctaatatgaaacattatatctgaaatccaaaatgctggagcatagcaccaaatgtaaaactgtaagctgtACTGTCtgaacacatatggtgtggactatgtgtgcctggtaaacacatgtggatctggtcaacagttatcacttgttgaccaactacaggaatactgacctcagagtctccagtttacagtggggattccccagtccagcagagagcagcttcactcctgaatccttcaggtcattgttactcaggtccagctctctcaggtgtgagggatttgacttcagagctgagaccagagaagcacagccttcctctgtgactagacagcctgacagcctgcaaatagtcaaatcatattaaaaccagactgctattctttggtggtgaaaatagtggcagtatattttttctacatattcagatatatcagtgtcctgaaacccaCCATAtccattcataaatgaatgtatcaatattagaaatgatcataatattgcttgtagagagaaacatgtacagtacaaatatttgagtagactgaccagagcagtttaaaaagcagtatcagtcaaaagacagacagtgaagtatcagattagattgtattgagtatacagtccacaccatatctattttgacagtgaagctaacattttaaatgtggctctgtactccaacattttggatttgagatcaaatgtttcatatgaggtgacagtacataatgtcaccttttatttgaggttatctttatacatatctgtttcaccatttagaaatgaaaaatactttatgtatctagtccccctatttgaagaagtcataagtattctgaccaattcactcatagtgtattaaagtagtcaaaagtttagtatttggtcccaaactcgttggttgcatttgcagtttgttttgggtgttttgggttatgttttgcccgatagtaactgaatggtggatgatgactagagtacatttctgtctaagtgagtagataacatgtttctaaacactactaaatgaatcggtgattaagaaaaacatttaagtcatttagcagacgctcttatttatttttttcataccccctgtgggaaacgaacccacaaccctggcgttgcaaacgccatgctctatcaactgagctacatccctgccggccattccctcccctaccctggaccaattacacgccgccccatgggtctcccggtcgcggccggctacaacagagcctggattcgaaccaggatctctagtggcacagctagcactgcgatgcagtgccttagaccactgcgccactcaggagtaactGAATggtgccatgattaagaaaaataatgaattaattattaatactaattagtgagagagttacagaggctacaacaaaacatgctaacctcccaccattaacatcaaataaacggtgacattctgtaatgtcacctaatatgaaacgttttatctcaaatccaaaatgctggagcatagcaccaaacgtaaaactgtaagcttcactgtccaaacacatatgatgtggactatgtgtgcctggtaaacacatgtggatctggtgaacagttatcacttgttgaccaactacaggaatactgacctcagagtctccagtttacagtggggattccccagtccagcagagagcagcttcactcctgaatccttcaggtcattgttacatAGATCCAGcgctctcaggtgtgaggggtttgacttcagagctgagaccagagaagcacagccttcctctgtcactagacagcctgacagcctgcaaagagtcaaatcatattaaaatcacactgctattctttggcggtgaaaatagtggctatatattttttcaacatattcagatatatcagtgtcctgaaacctgccatatctattcataaattaatgtatcattattattaattatCAGATTATTGCTTCTAGATAGAAACATGtacagtacaaatatttgagtagactgaccagagcagtttaaaagcagtatcagtcaaaagacagacagtgaggtatcagatttagattgtatgagtatacagtccacaccatatctagtttgacagagaagctaacattttaaatgaaagcactttatgtatctagtcctccTATTTGatgaagtcataagtattctgaccaattaacttatagtgtattaaagtagtcaaagtttagtatttggtcccaaactcgttggttgcatttgcagtttgttttggttgtgttttgggttatgttttgtccaatagtaactgaatggtggttgatgactggagtaattttctgtctaagtgagtagataacatgtttctaaacactactaaattaatactgatgatgccttgattaataaaaatcatgaatgaatcatgaataataatgagtgagaaagttacagaggctacaacaaaacatactaacctctcactattaacatcaaataaaaaggtgacattctgtattgttgcctaatatgaaacaatttcaaatccaaaatgatggagcatagcaccaaatttaaaacggTAAACTTCACTGttcaaacacatatggtgtggactatgtgtgcctggtaaacacatgtggatctggtgaacagttatcacttgttgaccaactacaggaatactgacctcagagtctccagtttacagtggggattccccagtccagcagagagcagcttcactcctgaatccttcaggtcattgttactcagatccagctctctcaggtgtgagggggttTGAACTGAGAGCTGAGGCCAACAGTTCACAGGATGTGTCTGTGAGTTCACAGCCAGTGAGTCTGTCAACAGAGTAAATACCATGAGGGACAGGTTGTATTAAAATGTTACATTTAGCTTTCCCTGCTTACACTGTTACCCCTGCACTAATAATGTGAACACTGTGTATAGATGTCTCAATGCTACAACTTTTCAGACCCGTTTGTATTACAGTTTGTTTAAGACTTTTCAGCTGATAGAAAGTTTAGTCAGCCAATGAAAATATTGTTGTTCTTACATACAGTAAAGTTTGGTCTGAGGGATAGTCACATGAGTACTTACAGAGCCAGTCAGCCAATAAAAATGCTGCTGTAACTACAATGTATTTTGGTGTGGGATATTTCCATGAATACTTACAGAGCTTTCCTGCAGCCTCTCACAGCTGGGAGCAGTCTCCTACCACCCTCCTCTGATGTCTTGTATaccttcaggtcaaacacatccagaacCTCCTCTGATATCTGTAGCATGTAGGCCAGTGCTGAACACTGAGAAAGTGTGAGGTTTTTGGATCTCTTCTCTGACCTCAAGTACGCTTGGATTTCCTCCTGTACTGAATGGTCTTTCATCTCTATCAGACAGTGGaagagattgatgcacctctcaggGGAGATGTTCTTCCTCTGCATCACCTTAAGGGATCGGATTGTTTTCTGGATGCTGTCTGGACTGCTTTCTGTCTGTGTCACCAGACCTCGTAGGagtttctgattggactccagtgacatGCCATGAAGGAAGCGGACAAAGAGGTCCAGGTGTCCGTTCTTGCTCTCCAAGGCTTTATCCACGGTACTCTTCAGCAGCTCATGCAAGGTTAGCTCTTCAGATGCAGCTCTAGACTTTCTCTTGAGGAAGGGCTTCAGTGCATCCATGTTCTTGGTTGTGTAACAATGGTACATGTAGACAGCTgagagaaactcctgaatgctcagatgaacAAAGCAGTACACCACTCTCTGAAATAACACAGACTCTTCTTTAAAGATTTGTGTGCACattcctgagtacactgaggcttctttgacatcaatgccacactctttcaggtcttcttcatagaacatgagattacccttctccagatTTTCAAACGCCAGCTTCCCCAGCTTCAGAAGAATTTCCTTATCTGACTCCATGAGCTCCTGTTGATCCATCTCATCTCTTCCATGATATTTCTGGTTCTTCAGGCTGGTCTGAATGAGCAGGAAGTGTAtggacatctcagtcagagtcgtgGGCATATCTCtcctcttgtctgtactcaacatgtgttcaaggactattgcagaaatccaacagaacactggcatgtggcacatgatgtggaggctccttgatgtctttatgtgtgagatgattctgctggccaggtcctcatcactgaatctcttcctgaaatactcctccttctgtgggtcattgaaccctcgtacctctgtcacctggtcaacacacttaGGGGGGATCTGATTGGTTGCTGCTGGTCGGGAGGTTATCcataggagagcagagggaagcaggtTCCCCatgatgaggtttgtcagcagaacatcgacAGACGATGTCTGTGTGACATCAGACACCTTTTCATTGTGCTGGAAATCCAATGGAAGTCTGCTTTCATCcaaaccatcaaagatgaacatagCTTTACAGGCAGTGAGTTTCTTTGCATTGCCTATGTCTAGTTCTGGGTGGAAGCCATTTAAAAGTCTGAGAAGACTGTACTGGAGATCTTTAATCAAGTTCAGCTCCCGGAAAGGAAGCACAAATATGATATCCACATCTTGGTTCGCCTTCTCTTCAGCCCAGTCTaggatgaacttctgcacagagactgtttttccgatGCCAGCGATGCCCttcgtcagcacagttctgatgctTCTCTCTTGGCCTGGTAAGGGTTTAAAGATGTCATTGCAGTGGATTGCTGTGTCATGTGAGGTTGGTGTCCTGGATGCTGTCTCTAGCTGCCACACCTCATGTTCATTGttaaccccttcactctctccctctgtgatgtagagctctgtgtaaatCCTGTTGAGGGGAGTTTGGTTCCCTGCTTTTTCCATACCTTCTATCACACATTCATACCTCCTTTTCAGACTGTCTTTATGGTTTACTATAGCTCTCTGCAGGCTGTCATCCACTACAAGGGAAGAGGAAAAATGATGTGTATCAGAAACATTCATTGACAGGATGAAAAGTGGGCCTTCCACAACTACAGTAACTTCTATTATCTCATAATATTGTAGTTAACTACTGTAAATCATATTAAGGTTTTGATTTGGCCCACGTGTGCAAGTGGTCTTACTGTTTTCAGAGCCTCTTGTTTTATTGGGTTGACTCAGCTGCTGTAGTACAGGCCGTGTTCTGGATCTCTTTCTACACTGAGGACAGTCATAGTCTCCTGAAGGAGCAGGtttctcccagtatctggtgatgcactgtctgcagaacctgtgtccacaggtgatagagactggatccctcagcacctgctgacacactgcacacctggactgatcctctggcagagtagaccttccactacacagataaaggagagagagagattgtagatgttaatactgatcctttaacagagtagaccttccactacagagataaaggagagagagattgtagatgttaatactgatcctctaacagagtagaccttccactacagagataaaggagagagagattgtagatgttaatactgatcctctaacagagtagaccttccactacagagataaaggagagagagattgtagatgttaatactgttcATAGACAGACAGCTGGGAACAGAATACTCTGCTCTCTGAGTGGTAGTAGCCTCTGGAATGaataacatgtccacagtggtattactaaactatatgaactcagaaggttgtagaaacatgtccacagtggtattactaaactatatgaactcaggtagtagaaacatgtccacagtggtattactaaactatatgaactcagaaggttgtagaaacatgtccacagtggtattactaaactatatgaactcaggtagtagaaacatgtccacagtggtattactaaactatatgaactcagaaggttgtagaaacatgtccacagtggtattactaaactatatgaactcaggtagtagaaacatgtccacagtggtattactaaactatatgaactcagaaggttgtagaaacatgtccacagtggtattactaaactatatgaactcaggtagtagaaacatgtccacagtggtattactaaactatatgaactcagaaggttgtagaaacatgtccacagtggtattactaaactatatgaactcaggtagtagaaacatgtccacagtggtattactaaactatatgaactcagaaggttgtagaaacatgtccacagtggtattactaaactatatgaactcaggtagtagaaacatgtccacagtggtattactaaactatatgaactcaggttgtagaaacatgtccacagtggtattactaaactatatgaactcagaaggttgtagaaacatgtccacagtggtattactaaactatatgaactcagaaggttgtagaaacatgtccacagtggtattactaaactatatgaactcagaaggttgtagaaacatgtccacagtggtattactaaactatatgaactcagaaggttgtagaaacatgtccacagtggtattactaaactatatgaactcagaaggttgtagaaacatgtccacagtggtattactaaactatatgaactcagaaggttgtagaaacatgtccacagtggtattactaaactatatgaactcagaaggttgtagaaacatgtccacagtggtattactaaactatatgaactcagaaggttgtagaaacatgtccacagtggtattactaaactatatgaactcaggttgtagaaacatgtccacagtggtattactaaactatatgaactcagaaggttgtagaaacatgtccacagtggtattactaaactatatgaactcagaaggttgtagaaacatgtccacagtggtattactaaactatatgaactcagattgtagaaacatgtccacagtggtattactatacaatatgaactcagaaggttgtagaaacatgtcaacagtggtattactatacaatatgaactcagaaggttgtagaaacatgtccacagtggtattactaaactatatgaactcagaaggttgtagaaacatgtccacagtggtattactaaactatatgaactcagaaggttgcagaaacatgtccacagtggtattactaaactatatgaactcaggttgtagaaacatgtccacagtggtattactaaactatatgaactcaggttgtagaaacatgtccacagtggtattactaaactatatgaactcagaaggttgtagaaacatgtccacattggtattactaaactatttgaactcagattgtagaaacatgtccacagtggtattactatacaatatgaactcagaaggttgtagaaacatgtcaacagtggtattactatacaatatgaactcagaaggttgtagaaacatgtccacagtggtattactaaactatatgaactcaggttgtagaaacatgtccacagtggtattactaaactatatgaactcagaaggttgtagaaacatgtccacagtggtattactaaactatatgaactcagattgtagaaacatgtccacagtggtattactatacaatatgaactcagaaggttgtagaaacatgtcaacagtggtattactatacaatatgaactcagaaggttgtagaaacatgtccacagtggtattactgaactatatgaactcagaagattgtagaaacatgtccacagtggtattactaaacaatatgaactcagattgtagaaacatgtccacagtggtattactaaacaatgTGAACTCAAAAGGTTGTAGAAAATTGTCCACAGTtgtattactaaacaatatgaactcagattgtagaaacatgtccacagtggtattactaaaatatatgaactcagaaggttgtagaaacatgtcaacagtggtattactaaacaatatgaactcagaatgttgtagaaacatgtccacagtggtattactaaacaatatgaactcagaaggttgtagaaatatgtccacagtggtattactaaactatatgaactcagaaggttgtagaaacatgtccacagtggtattactaaactatatgaactcagaaggtcgtagaaacatgtccacagtggtattactaaacaatatgaactcagaaggttgtagaaacatgtccacagtggtattactaaacaatatgaactcagaaggttgtagaaacatgtccaccgttgtattactaaacaatatgaactcagattgtagaaacatgtccacagtggtattactaaactatatgaactcagaaggttgtagaaacatgtccacagtggtattactaaactatatgaactcagaaggttgtagaaacatgtccacagtggtattactaaactatatgaactcagaaggttgtagaaacatgtccacagtggtattactaaactatatgaactcagaaggttgtagaaacatgtccacagttgtATTACTAAACtttatgaactcagaaggttgtagaaacatgtccacagttgtattactaaactatatgaactcaaaaggttgtagaaacatgtccacagtggtattactaaacaatatgaactcaaaaggttgtagaaacatgtccacagttgtattactaaacaatatgaactcagattgtagaaacatgtccacagtggtattactaaactatatgaactcaaaaggttgtagaaacatgtccacagtggtattactaaacaatatgaact harbors:
- the LOC121557831 gene encoding NLR family CARD domain-containing protein 3-like, with translation MDDSLQRAIVNHKDSLKRRYECVIEGMEKAGNQTPLNRIYTELYITEGESEGVNNEHEVWQLETASRTPTSHDTAIHCNDIFKPLPGQERSIRTVLTKGIAGIGKTVSVQKFILDWAEEKANQDVDIIFVLPFRELNLIKDLQYSLLRLLNGFHPELDIGNAKKLTACKAMFIFDGLDESRLPLDFQHNEKVSDVTQTSSVDVLLTNLIMGNLLPSALLWITSRPAATNQIPPKCVDQVTEVRGFNDPQKEEYFRKRFSDEDLASRIISHIKTSRSLHIMCHMPVFCWISAIVLEHMLSTDKRRDMPTTLTEMSIHFLLIQTSLKNQKYHGRDEMDQQELMESDKEILLKLGKLAFENLEKGNLMFYEEDLKECGIDVKEASVYSGMCTQIFKEESVLFQRVVYCFVHLSIQEFLSAVYMYHCYTTKNMDALKPFLKRKSRAASEELTLHELLKSTVDKALESKNGHLDLFVRFLHGMSLESNQKLLRGLVTQTESSPDSIQKTIRSLKVMQRKNISPERCINLFHCLIEMKDHSVQEEIQAYLRSEKRSKNLTLSQCSALAYMLQISEEVLDVFDLKVYKTSEEGGRRLLPAVRGCRKAL